From the Gordonia bronchialis DSM 43247 genome, one window contains:
- the trpS gene encoding tryptophan--tRNA ligase — translation MTSDSPSATAETTPRRVLSGIQPTSDSFHLGNYLGAVRQWVELQEDFDTFYFIPDMHAITVPHDPAQLRERTRVSVAQLLAVGVDPSRATIYVQSHVPEIAQLTWVLSCITGFGEAGRMTQFKDKSAKQGVDAAGVGLFTYPILMAADILAFQVDRVPVGEDQRQHLELTRDLAQRFNKRFGKAFRVPEAFIVKEFAKIYDLQNPTAKMSKSADTDKGLINLLDDPKRSAKKIRSAVTDTGTEILFDRETKPGVSNLLTIQSALSGVGIDDLVAKYAGKGYGELKVETAEVLTEFVTPLRGRVAAYLDDPAHLDEILAQGAARAREVASATLADVYDKVGFLAPAAR, via the coding sequence ATGACCAGCGATTCCCCGTCCGCGACCGCGGAGACCACCCCGCGGCGGGTGCTCTCCGGCATCCAGCCGACCAGTGATTCCTTCCACCTCGGCAACTATCTGGGCGCCGTGCGGCAATGGGTCGAGTTGCAGGAGGATTTCGACACCTTCTACTTCATCCCCGACATGCACGCGATCACCGTGCCGCACGACCCGGCGCAACTGCGTGAGCGCACCCGCGTCAGTGTCGCCCAGTTGCTCGCGGTCGGCGTCGATCCGTCCCGCGCAACCATCTACGTGCAGTCACATGTTCCCGAGATCGCGCAGCTGACGTGGGTCCTGTCGTGTATCACCGGCTTCGGTGAGGCCGGCCGGATGACGCAGTTCAAGGACAAATCCGCCAAGCAGGGTGTCGACGCGGCCGGTGTCGGTCTGTTCACGTACCCGATCCTGATGGCCGCCGACATTCTCGCGTTTCAGGTCGACCGGGTGCCGGTGGGTGAGGATCAGCGGCAGCATCTCGAGCTGACCCGTGACCTGGCGCAGCGCTTCAACAAGCGATTCGGCAAGGCGTTCCGCGTACCGGAGGCGTTCATCGTCAAAGAGTTCGCCAAGATCTACGACCTGCAGAACCCGACTGCCAAGATGAGCAAATCCGCCGACACCGACAAGGGTCTGATCAATCTGCTCGACGATCCCAAGCGGTCGGCCAAGAAGATCCGCTCGGCGGTCACCGACACCGGCACGGAGATCCTGTTCGACCGAGAGACCAAACCCGGCGTCAGCAACCTGCTCACCATCCAGTCGGCGCTGTCGGGGGTCGGCATCGACGATCTGGTCGCCAAGTACGCGGGCAAGGGGTACGGCGAGCTCAAGGTGGAGACCGCCGAGGTCCTCACCGAGTTCGTCACGCCGTTGCGCGGTCGCGTGGCGGCCTACCTCGACGATCCCGCCCACCTCGACGAGATCCTTGCCCAGGGCGCGGCCCGCGCCCGGGAGGTCGCTTCCGCGACGCTTGCCGACGTCTATGACAAAGTGGGGTTCTTGGCACCGGCTGCGCGGTGA
- a CDS encoding YhjD/YihY/BrkB family envelope integrity protein, translating into MTSANSAPQSEASPASEKYLQAGHAVPDPSEESKPSLVDKGKAAFAQARERWPWINHLVATVERYNDRRGNVYAAGISFNGILAIVPIIMVGFAIAAFVLASRPELLDELKNAIVDAMPGQAGDQLGDVIDSAIDSRATVGLIGLFGAAFTGIGWISGVRVAFTEMYGGRVDRNPVMSKVWDLVTFVLLGVAFAATMALTALGNSGLTTKLLSWVSLDDASWAPVVVRVVSILISVFASWLLFTFVLARLPLVPLPFVNAMKAGLATAIAFEIVKSLGGLYLKSVLSSPAGIAFGPILGLMVFAYLASRIVLYASAWCATDPINAAYQVEEEDERLRPVVLAPTTQVSPVPRPGVVVGAIGVGAAASAVLGWMMRRR; encoded by the coding sequence ATGACGTCCGCGAACTCGGCCCCGCAGTCCGAGGCCTCCCCGGCATCCGAGAAATACCTGCAGGCCGGCCACGCCGTTCCCGACCCGTCCGAGGAGTCCAAGCCGTCGCTGGTCGACAAGGGCAAGGCGGCGTTCGCGCAGGCGCGTGAGCGCTGGCCGTGGATCAACCATCTCGTGGCCACCGTCGAGCGATACAACGATCGGCGCGGCAATGTCTACGCCGCCGGCATCAGCTTCAACGGCATCCTCGCGATCGTGCCGATCATCATGGTCGGTTTCGCGATAGCGGCATTTGTCCTCGCGAGCCGGCCCGAACTACTCGACGAGCTCAAGAACGCCATCGTCGACGCCATGCCGGGCCAAGCCGGAGACCAACTCGGTGATGTGATCGACTCGGCCATCGACTCGCGAGCCACCGTCGGCCTCATCGGGCTCTTCGGTGCGGCTTTCACCGGTATCGGCTGGATCTCCGGGGTTCGCGTGGCATTCACCGAGATGTATGGCGGCAGGGTGGATCGCAACCCGGTCATGTCCAAGGTGTGGGACCTGGTGACATTCGTTCTGCTGGGCGTGGCCTTCGCCGCCACGATGGCGCTGACTGCGCTGGGCAACAGCGGTCTGACCACCAAGCTGCTCTCGTGGGTGAGCCTCGACGACGCGTCGTGGGCGCCCGTGGTCGTGCGCGTCGTGTCCATCCTGATCTCGGTCTTCGCCTCCTGGCTGCTGTTCACCTTCGTGCTCGCGCGACTTCCGTTGGTGCCGTTGCCGTTTGTCAATGCGATGAAGGCGGGCCTGGCCACCGCCATCGCCTTCGAAATCGTGAAATCCCTCGGCGGGCTCTACCTCAAGTCGGTTCTCAGCAGTCCGGCGGGCATCGCCTTCGGACCGATCCTGGGCCTCATGGTCTTCGCCTACCTCGCTTCGCGCATCGTGCTCTACGCATCGGCGTGGTGTGCCACCGACCCGATCAACGCCGCGTATCAGGTCGAGGAGGAGGACGAGCGGCTCCGACCCGTGGTCCTCGCGCCGACCACTCAGGTCAGTCCCGTCCCCCGGCCGGGCGTGGTCGTCGGGGCGATCGGGGTGGGTGCGGCGGCCAGCGCCGTCCTCGGATGGATGATGCGCCGCAGGTGA
- a CDS encoding D-alanyl-D-alanine carboxypeptidase family protein codes for MLRVLTACGLAALVVTGAAPAAAAPPTPVTDHCPHRVHTPPAVDASEVVSPGSTTPTPLPVPTPPVGGAALSGCGVIADPSAGPIPQRLTSAAWLIADVDSGHVIAAKDPHGRYRPASTIKVLLALVALRDLHLDDVVEPTVEDWSTEGDSCGMGPGGHYTTRDLLTGLLMVSGNDCANALSRSLGGTEATLAKMNELAASLGAHDTRAASPSGLDAAGMSTSPYDMALFFRAALRDNTFRELIGLRTFRFPDYPPRADVPGDKPHPAYDMYTSNHLLLEDYPGMIGGKTGYTDDALKTFVGAVHRDGRTIMVVQMYGLSVAGDMYWDQAKSMFDYGFRSARTVSVGSLVDPTPSAAATTTPAHPDVTQRAGPSSDSASSTSLQILIGLVASLVAVCLLLLGLRFLGAKKR; via the coding sequence ATGCTGCGCGTGCTGACCGCATGCGGTCTGGCCGCGCTGGTGGTGACGGGGGCCGCGCCGGCAGCCGCCGCTCCCCCGACGCCAGTCACCGATCACTGCCCGCACCGGGTCCACACTCCGCCTGCTGTCGACGCGTCCGAGGTTGTCTCCCCCGGTTCCACCACGCCCACCCCGCTACCGGTGCCCACGCCGCCGGTCGGTGGCGCTGCGCTCAGCGGCTGCGGAGTGATCGCCGACCCGTCCGCGGGCCCGATTCCGCAGCGACTGACCTCGGCGGCGTGGCTGATCGCCGACGTCGACAGCGGCCACGTCATCGCTGCCAAGGACCCGCACGGCCGGTATCGTCCGGCGTCCACCATCAAGGTTCTGCTCGCCCTCGTGGCGCTGCGGGACCTTCACCTCGACGACGTCGTGGAACCGACCGTCGAGGACTGGAGTACCGAAGGCGACTCCTGCGGGATGGGGCCGGGCGGGCACTACACGACCCGCGATCTGCTCACCGGCCTGCTCATGGTCTCGGGTAACGACTGTGCGAATGCGCTGTCCCGGTCGCTCGGTGGCACCGAGGCCACGCTGGCGAAGATGAACGAGTTGGCGGCCTCTCTCGGCGCGCACGACACCCGGGCGGCCAGCCCGTCCGGCCTCGACGCAGCCGGGATGTCGACGTCCCCCTACGACATGGCGCTGTTCTTCCGTGCCGCTTTGCGGGACAACACCTTCCGCGAGCTGATCGGCTTGCGCACCTTCCGTTTCCCCGACTATCCGCCCCGCGCCGACGTCCCCGGCGACAAACCCCATCCGGCCTACGACATGTATACGTCCAATCACCTTCTGCTAGAAGACTATCCGGGCATGATCGGCGGCAAGACCGGTTACACCGACGACGCACTGAAGACCTTTGTCGGCGCGGTACATCGCGACGGGCGCACCATCATGGTCGTGCAGATGTACGGGCTGTCGGTGGCCGGCGACATGTACTGGGATCAGGCGAAATCCATGTTCGACTACGGATTCCGGTCCGCACGCACCGTCTCGGTCGGTTCACTCGTGGACCCGACACCGTCCGCCGCAGCGACGACGACGCCGGCGCACCCGGACGTCACCCAGCGCGCCGGGCCGTCGTCGGATTCGGCGAGTTCGACGTCGCTGCAGATTCTGATCGGCCTCGTCGCCTCTCTCGTCGCGGTGTGTCTGCTTCTATTGGGCCTGCGGTTCCTCGGCGCCAAGAAGCGGTAG
- a CDS encoding aspartate aminotransferase family protein — MTPTDQPTLGARSAAHLWGHFARHGNGIRPPVITRGDGVRIFDDTGRSYLDGLSGLFVVQVGHGRDELAQAAARQAKELAFFPLWSYATPPAIELAERLAAYAPGDLNRVFFTTGGGEAVESAWKLAKQYFKLTGKPGKHKVISRAVAYHGTPQGALAITGVPALKQPFEPLTPGAFRVPNTNLYRAPDDMSTDPKKFGRWAADRIAEAIEFEGPDTVAAVFLEPVQNAGGCFPPPPGYFDRVREICDEYDVLLVSDEVICAFGRIGSMLACDDFGYVPDIITCAKGMTSGYSPIGAMIASDRLFEPFNDGTTSFPHGYTFGGHPVSAAVALANLDIFEREGLNDHVKATAPAFRATLQKLHDLPIVGDVRGEGFFHAIELVKDKTTKECFSDAESERILRGFLSGALFDAGLYCRADDRGDPVVQLAPPLIAGQAEFDEIEQILRQVLGEAHALL, encoded by the coding sequence ATGACCCCAACCGACCAGCCCACCCTCGGCGCGCGCAGTGCAGCGCACCTGTGGGGCCATTTCGCCCGCCACGGCAACGGGATTCGCCCGCCGGTCATCACCCGCGGCGACGGTGTCCGCATCTTCGACGACACCGGGCGCAGCTACCTCGACGGCCTGTCGGGGCTCTTCGTCGTGCAGGTCGGACACGGCCGTGACGAGCTGGCGCAGGCCGCCGCACGACAGGCCAAAGAACTGGCATTCTTTCCGCTCTGGTCCTATGCCACCCCACCGGCGATCGAACTCGCCGAGCGGCTCGCGGCCTACGCACCCGGTGACCTCAACCGCGTCTTCTTCACCACCGGCGGCGGCGAAGCGGTGGAGTCGGCGTGGAAACTGGCCAAGCAGTACTTCAAGCTGACCGGGAAACCCGGGAAACACAAGGTGATCTCCCGGGCGGTCGCCTACCACGGCACGCCGCAGGGCGCATTGGCGATCACCGGCGTACCGGCCCTCAAACAACCCTTCGAGCCGCTCACCCCGGGTGCGTTCCGGGTGCCCAACACCAACCTGTATCGCGCGCCCGACGACATGTCGACAGACCCGAAGAAGTTCGGCAGGTGGGCCGCCGACCGTATAGCGGAAGCCATCGAGTTCGAGGGACCCGACACCGTCGCCGCGGTCTTCCTGGAACCGGTGCAGAACGCCGGCGGCTGCTTTCCGCCCCCGCCGGGCTACTTCGACCGGGTGCGCGAGATTTGCGACGAGTACGACGTCCTGTTGGTCTCTGACGAGGTGATCTGCGCCTTCGGCCGCATCGGTTCCATGCTCGCCTGCGACGACTTCGGATACGTGCCCGACATCATCACCTGCGCGAAAGGCATGACGTCGGGCTACTCACCGATCGGCGCGATGATCGCTTCGGACAGACTCTTCGAACCGTTCAACGACGGGACGACGTCGTTCCCGCACGGTTACACCTTCGGCGGTCACCCGGTATCCGCAGCCGTCGCCCTGGCCAATCTCGACATCTTCGAACGTGAGGGCCTCAACGACCACGTCAAGGCCACCGCACCCGCGTTCCGCGCGACCCTGCAGAAACTCCATGACCTGCCCATCGTCGGCGACGTCCGCGGCGAGGGCTTCTTCCACGCCATCGAGCTCGTCAAGGACAAGACCACCAAGGAGTGCTTCTCCGACGCCGAGTCGGAACGGATTCTGCGCGGATTCCTGTCCGGGGCGCTGTTCGACGCCGGACTGTACTGTCGCGCGGACGACCGGGGCGACCCCGTCGTCCAGCTGGCTCCGCCCCTGATCGCCGGGCAGGCCGAGTTCGACGAGATCGAGCAGATCCTCCGGCAGGTTCTCGGCGAGGCTCACGCTCTGCTCTGA
- a CDS encoding type 1 glutamine amidotransferase family protein — protein MFRFGRSYGVQFHAEAGEAMVRTWLSHAESHAAVTATIGRDATDRFPHDAAQAEVTTVPMAHAVMRRWLDLVARNRR, from the coding sequence GTGTTCCGGTTCGGCCGCAGCTACGGCGTACAGTTCCACGCCGAGGCCGGCGAGGCGATGGTGCGCACGTGGCTCTCCCATGCGGAGTCCCACGCCGCGGTGACCGCGACCATCGGACGCGACGCCACCGACCGGTTCCCCCACGACGCCGCGCAGGCCGAGGTGACCACCGTGCCGATGGCACATGCGGTGATGCGCCGCTGGCTCGATCTGGTGGCGCGCAACCGCCGGTGA
- a CDS encoding type 1 glutamine amidotransferase — MPAAFSDSSTARLRVLELRHAETEPPGAYSAVLDELAEVHTVRVWRDPLPDEIAGIDAIVAMGGAMGVGDADRLPWLAEEIDFLTAAIRLDIPVWGVCLGSQLLAAALGADVIRAPSPELGVRRVALNEPGRADPVWGGLPNPEFVTVQ; from the coding sequence GTGCCCGCTGCCTTCTCCGACTCCTCGACGGCCCGCCTGCGTGTGCTCGAGCTGCGCCATGCCGAAACCGAGCCGCCCGGCGCATATTCGGCCGTTCTCGATGAACTCGCCGAGGTGCACACCGTCCGCGTCTGGCGGGACCCACTCCCCGACGAGATCGCCGGTATCGACGCGATTGTCGCGATGGGCGGCGCCATGGGAGTCGGTGATGCTGATCGGTTGCCGTGGCTCGCCGAGGAGATCGACTTCCTCACCGCGGCAATCAGGCTCGACATCCCGGTCTGGGGTGTCTGCCTCGGCTCACAACTGCTGGCCGCCGCGCTGGGAGCCGACGTGATCCGGGCGCCCTCACCCGAACTCGGGGTCCGACGGGTCGCACTGAACGAGCCCGGCCGGGCCGACCCGGTCTGGGGTGGCCTGCCGAATCCCGAATTCGTCACGGTGCAATGA
- a CDS encoding Uma2 family endonuclease, giving the protein MTTVTTETWTLPSGRGLTCADLDSVPDDGWRYELIDGVLIVSPAPRLVHQRVVAGMYRALHAACPPGLEVLFAPLDVVLAEDTKLQPDLLVAPPTSFTDANLPGAPVLAVEVLSKSTRGVDLLLKKDRLQRAGCAHYWVIDPDEPSILAWALVDGMYREVARATAEQTFGVTEPFAVTLVPASLTA; this is encoded by the coding sequence ATGACAACGGTGACGACCGAGACGTGGACCCTGCCGAGTGGCCGCGGTCTGACGTGCGCCGACCTGGACTCGGTACCCGATGACGGCTGGCGTTACGAACTCATCGACGGCGTCCTCATCGTGAGCCCGGCACCGCGACTCGTCCATCAGCGCGTGGTGGCTGGGATGTACCGTGCGCTACACGCCGCGTGTCCGCCTGGCCTCGAGGTCTTGTTCGCGCCTCTCGACGTCGTCCTGGCCGAGGACACCAAGCTCCAGCCCGATCTCCTCGTCGCGCCACCGACCTCGTTCACCGACGCCAACCTGCCCGGCGCGCCGGTCCTGGCCGTCGAAGTCCTGTCGAAGTCCACCCGGGGCGTCGACCTGCTGTTGAAGAAGGACCGTCTGCAGCGCGCCGGATGCGCCCACTACTGGGTCATCGACCCGGACGAGCCGTCGATCCTCGCGTGGGCACTCGTCGACGGGATGTACCGGGAGGTGGCGCGCGCCACCGCCGAGCAGACCTTCGGGGTCACCGAGCCGTTCGCCGTCACGCTCGTCCCGGCGTCGCTGACAGCCTGA
- a CDS encoding succinate dehydrogenase iron-sulfur subunit yields MTSIMDKPAPISDEPPLPEVPDEATMVTLKIFRFNPEDPDAQGYESFRVPALPTDRLLNLLLYVKGYLDGTLTFRRSCAHGVCGSDAMRVNGVNRLACKLLMKDMLPKDKSKEITITIEPIKGLPVEKDLVVNMEPFFDAYRAIKPFLITSGNEPTRERIQSATDRARFDDTTKCILCACCTTSCPVFWNEGSYFGPAAIVNAHRFIFDSRDEGAVERLDILNDVDGVWRCRTTFNCTDACPRGIQVTQAIQEVKRALMFSR; encoded by the coding sequence ATGACCTCGATCATGGACAAGCCGGCTCCCATCTCCGACGAGCCGCCACTGCCAGAGGTGCCCGACGAGGCCACCATGGTGACCCTGAAGATCTTCCGCTTCAACCCGGAGGATCCCGATGCCCAGGGCTACGAGAGCTTCCGCGTGCCGGCCCTGCCGACCGACCGCCTGCTCAACCTGCTCCTGTACGTGAAGGGCTACCTCGACGGCACCCTCACCTTCCGGCGCAGCTGCGCGCACGGAGTGTGCGGTTCGGATGCGATGCGGGTCAACGGCGTCAACCGGCTGGCATGCAAGCTGCTGATGAAGGACATGCTCCCCAAGGACAAGAGCAAAGAGATCACCATCACCATCGAACCCATCAAGGGTCTGCCGGTGGAGAAGGATCTCGTGGTCAACATGGAGCCGTTCTTCGACGCCTACCGGGCGATCAAGCCGTTCCTCATCACAAGCGGCAACGAGCCGACGCGTGAGCGCATCCAATCCGCTACCGACCGTGCGCGTTTCGACGACACCACCAAGTGCATCCTCTGTGCCTGCTGCACCACGAGCTGCCCGGTGTTCTGGAACGAGGGCAGCTACTTCGGTCCGGCCGCGATCGTCAACGCACATCGCTTCATCTTCGACAGCCGCGACGAGGGTGCGGTGGAACGTCTCGACATCCTCAACGACGTCGACGGCGTGTGGCGGTGCCGCACCACCTTCAACTGCACCGACGCCTGCCCGCGTGGCATCCAGGTCACGCAGGCCATCCAGGAGGTCAAGCGGGCGCTCATGTTCTCCCGCTGA
- the sdhA gene encoding succinate dehydrogenase flavoprotein subunit has translation MQEHRYDVVIVGAGGAGMRAAIEAAPRARTAVLTKLYPTRSHTGAAQGGMCAALANVEEDNWEWHTFDTVKGGDYIVDQDAAEIMAKEAIDAVLDLEKMGLPFNRTPEGKIDQRRFGGHTRDHGKAPVRRACYAADRTGHMILQTLYQNCVKHDVEFFNEFYALDICLGENAEGELVATGVVAYELATGEIHVFHAKSIVFATGGSGRMYKTTSNAHTLTGDGMGIIFRKGLPLEDMEFHQFHPTGLAGLGILISEAVRGEGGILRNVDGERFMERYAPTIKDLAPRDIVARSMVLEVLEGRGAGPNKDYVYIDVTHLGEDVLNEKLPDITEFSRTYLGVDPVTEYVPVFPTCHYVMGGIPTNIEGQVLRNNDEVVHGLFAAGECACVSVHGANRLGTNSLLDINVFGRRAGIAAAEYANSAEFVELPENPTEMVDGWIGDMLSEHGHERVADIRTELQASMDANASVFRTEETLKQALKDIHGFKERYAHVRVHDKGKRFNSDLLEAIELGFLLEMAEVTVVGALNRKESRGGHAREDYPNRDDVNYMRHTMAYKKGTDLLSDIELDYKPVVQTRYEPMERKY, from the coding sequence ATGCAGGAACACCGCTACGACGTCGTCATCGTCGGTGCAGGCGGCGCCGGCATGCGCGCTGCCATCGAGGCCGCGCCCCGCGCCCGCACCGCCGTTCTCACCAAGCTCTACCCCACGCGCAGCCACACCGGCGCGGCGCAGGGCGGCATGTGTGCCGCGCTGGCCAACGTCGAGGAGGACAACTGGGAGTGGCACACCTTCGACACGGTCAAGGGAGGCGACTACATCGTCGACCAGGACGCCGCCGAGATCATGGCCAAGGAGGCCATCGACGCGGTTCTCGACCTCGAGAAGATGGGTTTGCCGTTCAACCGCACCCCCGAGGGCAAGATCGACCAGCGCCGATTCGGTGGGCACACCCGTGACCACGGCAAGGCTCCCGTCCGACGCGCCTGCTACGCCGCCGACCGCACCGGCCACATGATCCTGCAGACGCTGTATCAGAACTGCGTCAAGCACGACGTCGAGTTCTTCAACGAGTTCTACGCCCTCGACATCTGCCTGGGTGAGAACGCCGAGGGCGAGCTGGTGGCCACCGGTGTTGTCGCCTACGAGTTGGCGACCGGCGAGATCCACGTCTTCCATGCCAAGTCGATCGTGTTCGCCACCGGCGGATCGGGACGCATGTACAAGACGACGTCCAACGCGCACACCCTCACCGGTGACGGCATGGGCATCATCTTCCGCAAGGGACTTCCCTTGGAGGACATGGAGTTCCACCAGTTCCATCCGACCGGCCTGGCCGGCCTGGGCATCCTCATCTCCGAGGCGGTCCGCGGTGAGGGCGGCATCCTGCGCAACGTCGACGGCGAACGCTTCATGGAACGCTATGCGCCCACCATCAAGGACCTCGCGCCGCGCGACATCGTCGCCCGGTCGATGGTGCTCGAGGTGCTCGAGGGACGTGGCGCCGGCCCCAACAAGGACTACGTCTACATCGACGTCACCCACCTCGGTGAGGACGTGCTCAACGAGAAACTCCCCGACATCACCGAGTTCTCCCGCACCTACCTCGGCGTGGACCCGGTGACCGAGTACGTGCCGGTCTTCCCGACCTGCCACTACGTGATGGGCGGCATCCCGACCAACATCGAGGGCCAGGTGCTGCGCAACAACGACGAGGTGGTCCACGGCCTGTTCGCCGCGGGCGAGTGCGCGTGCGTGTCGGTGCATGGCGCCAACCGGCTGGGCACCAACTCGCTGCTGGACATCAACGTGTTCGGACGCCGCGCGGGGATCGCCGCCGCCGAGTACGCCAACAGCGCCGAGTTCGTGGAGCTGCCGGAGAATCCGACCGAGATGGTCGACGGCTGGATCGGCGACATGCTCTCCGAACACGGCCACGAGCGCGTCGCCGACATCCGCACCGAACTGCAGGCGTCGATGGACGCCAACGCATCGGTGTTCCGTACCGAGGAGACCCTCAAGCAGGCGCTCAAGGACATCCACGGATTCAAGGAGCGTTACGCGCACGTGCGGGTGCACGACAAGGGCAAGCGGTTCAACTCCGACCTGCTCGAAGCCATCGAGCTGGGCTTCTTGCTGGAGATGGCCGAGGTCACCGTCGTCGGCGCACTCAACCGCAAGGAATCCCGCGGCGGGCACGCGCGCGAGGACTACCCCAACCGCGACGACGTGAACTACATGCGCCACACGATGGCCTACAAGAAGGGAACCGACCTGCTCTCCGACATCGAGCTGGACTACAAGCCCGTGGTGCAGACCCGATACGAGCCGATGGAGCGTAAGTACTGA
- a CDS encoding succinate dehydrogenase hydrophobic membrane anchor subunit, which translates to MSAPEATQHLAKTLGTDYDRPASLDNPRSPRKSKGGNFEKNAWMFMRFSGLALIILTIGHMFIMLAWDSQGVHRIDAAFVLERWSSPFWQIWDLSMLWLAQLHGGNGVRTVIADYSRKDSTRFWLNVLLGVSMILILVLGTYAILTIGAVDAD; encoded by the coding sequence ATGAGCGCCCCGGAAGCCACGCAGCACCTCGCCAAGACGCTGGGCACCGATTACGATCGGCCGGCCAGCCTCGACAATCCGCGTTCGCCGCGCAAGTCCAAGGGCGGCAACTTCGAGAAGAACGCATGGATGTTCATGCGCTTCTCCGGCCTCGCCCTCATCATCCTCACCATCGGCCACATGTTCATCATGTTGGCGTGGGACAGCCAGGGGGTGCACCGCATCGACGCGGCATTCGTGCTCGAACGCTGGAGCTCGCCGTTCTGGCAGATCTGGGACCTCTCGATGCTCTGGCTGGCCCAGTTGCACGGCGGTAACGGAGTGCGGACGGTGATCGCCGACTATTCCCGCAAGGACTCGACCCGCTTCTGGCTCAACGTCCTGCTCGGGGTGTCGATGATCCTCATCCTCGTTCTCGGCACCTACGCGATCCTCACCATCGGCGCGGTCGACGCCGACTAA
- the sdhC gene encoding succinate dehydrogenase, cytochrome b556 subunit, with translation MSTPATEVAPEPVRRRSLYRGNPGMWSWVLHRITGVTIFFFLFVHVLDTAVIRVDPNQYDEIIATYKTPIVGLMEIGLVACVLFHAFNGLRIILIDFWSKGPKYQRQMLWAILTLFVIVFGAATVRLLQILITHSFGDH, from the coding sequence ATGAGCACCCCCGCCACCGAAGTCGCACCGGAACCGGTGCGCAGACGATCTCTCTACCGCGGCAACCCCGGTATGTGGTCCTGGGTATTGCACCGGATCACCGGTGTCACCATATTCTTCTTCCTCTTCGTCCACGTGCTGGACACCGCGGTCATCCGCGTTGATCCCAATCAGTACGACGAGATCATCGCCACCTACAAGACGCCCATCGTCGGGCTCATGGAGATCGGCCTGGTCGCCTGCGTGCTCTTCCACGCATTCAACGGACTGCGCATCATCCTGATCGACTTCTGGTCGAAGGGACCCAAGTACCAGCGTCAGATGCTGTGGGCGATCCTCACGCTCTTCGTCATCGTCTTCGGAGCTGCCACGGTCCGCCTGTTGCAGATCCTGATCACCCACTCGTTCGGAGACCACTGA
- a CDS encoding cytidine deaminase, with amino-acid sequence MNQEERVRTEIDWNVLRHNANKMIERAYAPYSRFPVGAAAITDDGRYVVGCNVENVSYGLGICAEVALVAQLVTGGSSRLVAVSVCDSRGSVLMPCGRCRQVLYEHGGGELLVDHRDGPRTLAALLPDAFGPDDLESVR; translated from the coding sequence ATCAACCAGGAGGAACGCGTGCGCACCGAAATTGACTGGAATGTACTGCGGCACAACGCAAATAAGATGATCGAGCGGGCCTACGCGCCCTACTCGCGGTTTCCGGTCGGTGCGGCCGCTATCACCGACGACGGTCGGTACGTAGTTGGTTGCAATGTGGAAAATGTCTCATACGGCCTGGGTATCTGCGCCGAGGTCGCGCTGGTCGCGCAGCTGGTCACGGGCGGGTCGTCGCGGCTGGTGGCGGTCAGTGTCTGCGACAGCCGCGGCTCGGTCCTGATGCCCTGCGGGCGATGCCGGCAGGTCCTCTACGAGCACGGTGGTGGCGAGTTGCTGGTGGATCACCGCGACGGCCCGAGGACACTGGCGGCACTGCTGCCCGACGCCTTCGGGCCCGACGACCTCGAGTCGGTCCGATGA